A part of Halodesulfovibrio marinisediminis DSM 17456 genomic DNA contains:
- a CDS encoding type III pantothenate kinase, whose translation MTNTVLLFDIGNTNIKIGITEREDLATTYVLPTDPHQTSDSIGFRILDILSHMSISPDEIRACIGSSVVPDMNPIIRNALKRYLNQRLLLAPEDIPIPLENRYTRPEQVGADRLVGAYASRKLYPEARSIVSVDFGTATTFDCVQDNAYLGGLICPGVKSAASALASNTAKLPQISLEVHSDMPVFGRSTSTSINHGFIFGFAAMTEGLCKRLSGTLEGPMEVVATGGFAKDIARVASCFDHVRSNLLMEGLRLLYLESGIR comes from the coding sequence ATGACTAACACTGTTCTATTATTCGATATTGGGAATACTAATATTAAAATTGGTATTACAGAAAGAGAAGATCTCGCCACAACATATGTCTTACCCACAGATCCACACCAAACTTCTGATTCTATTGGGTTTCGCATCTTAGACATCCTCTCTCACATGTCTATTTCCCCAGATGAAATCCGGGCATGTATCGGTAGCTCTGTTGTTCCGGATATGAATCCGATTATCCGCAATGCCCTCAAACGCTACTTAAATCAAAGACTGCTACTTGCTCCGGAAGATATTCCTATTCCATTAGAAAACCGATACACACGGCCTGAACAGGTTGGTGCTGACCGCCTTGTAGGTGCGTACGCTTCACGCAAACTCTACCCGGAAGCACGTTCTATCGTTTCTGTAGATTTTGGCACCGCTACAACTTTTGACTGCGTGCAAGACAATGCATATCTTGGCGGACTTATCTGCCCCGGTGTTAAGTCTGCTGCATCTGCATTAGCCAGCAACACTGCAAAGCTTCCGCAGATCAGTCTGGAAGTGCACAGCGACATGCCTGTTTTTGGCCGCAGCACATCCACCAGTATCAACCACGGTTTTATTTTCGGCTTTGCAGCAATGACAGAGGGCTTATGCAAACGTCTTTCCGGCACGCTTGAAGGCCCAATGGAAGTTGTTGCAACCGGCGGCTTTGCTAAAGATATCGCGCGCGTTGCATCATGTTTTGACCATGTCCGCTCTAACCTTTTAATGGAAGGTTTGCGGTTATTATATTTGGAAAGTGGCATCCGGTAG
- the eno gene encoding phosphopyruvate hydratase, protein MSTIVSVWAREILDSRGNPTVEVEVSLESGHSGRAAVPSGASTGTREALELRDGDKNRYLGKGVETAVNNVMGEIAENIIGLDATRQVNIDNILIELDGTENKERLGANAMLGVSLAVARAAASYLGQPLYQYLGGINAKVLPVPMMNIINGGEHAPNNLDIQEFMIMPIGAPTFAEALRMGAEVFHALKKLLSNDGHVTSVGDEGGFAPNLDSHAEAFDYIMKAIEAAGYVPGKEIALAIDAAASEFYKDGKYVLSGENKTLTSEEMVDWLAAFTEKYPLISIEDGLSEQDWDGWKLLTEKLPTTQIVGDDIFVTNPEILAEGIEEGCGNSILIKLNQIGTLTETLDTIEMAKGAAYSTVISHRSGETEDSFIADLAVAVNSGQIKTGSLSRSDRLAKYNQLLRIEEDLDDDGIFFGPYMAAHFGLGD, encoded by the coding sequence ATGAGTACTATTGTTTCCGTATGGGCAAGAGAGATTTTGGATTCCCGCGGCAATCCAACCGTTGAAGTTGAAGTTTCCCTCGAATCCGGTCACTCCGGCCGCGCCGCTGTTCCATCCGGCGCATCCACCGGCACCCGTGAAGCACTCGAACTGCGTGACGGTGACAAAAACCGTTACCTCGGTAAAGGTGTTGAAACAGCTGTTAACAACGTAATGGGTGAAATTGCAGAGAACATCATCGGTCTCGACGCAACCCGTCAGGTTAACATCGACAACATCCTCATCGAGCTCGACGGCACCGAAAACAAAGAACGTCTCGGCGCTAACGCAATGCTCGGCGTATCTCTCGCAGTTGCACGTGCAGCAGCAAGCTACCTCGGCCAGCCTCTGTACCAGTACCTTGGCGGCATCAACGCTAAAGTACTTCCAGTACCAATGATGAACATCATCAACGGTGGCGAGCATGCACCAAACAACCTCGACATTCAGGAATTCATGATCATGCCTATCGGTGCTCCTACTTTTGCTGAAGCACTCCGCATGGGCGCAGAAGTATTCCACGCACTGAAAAAACTTCTCTCCAACGACGGTCACGTTACCTCTGTTGGTGACGAAGGCGGCTTTGCTCCTAACCTCGACAGCCACGCAGAAGCTTTTGACTACATCATGAAAGCTATCGAAGCTGCTGGCTACGTTCCAGGTAAAGAGATTGCTCTTGCAATCGACGCTGCTGCTTCTGAATTCTACAAAGACGGCAAGTACGTTCTTTCCGGTGAAAACAAGACCCTTACTTCTGAAGAAATGGTTGATTGGCTCGCAGCATTCACCGAAAAATACCCGCTCATCTCCATTGAAGACGGTCTCTCCGAACAGGATTGGGACGGCTGGAAGCTTCTTACCGAAAAACTTCCTACCACCCAGATCGTTGGTGACGACATCTTCGTGACCAACCCTGAAATCCTTGCTGAAGGCATCGAAGAAGGTTGCGGTAACTCCATTCTGATTAAACTTAACCAGATTGGTACCCTCACCGAGACCCTCGACACCATCGAAATGGCAAAAGGTGCTGCATACTCCACCGTTATCTCTCACCGCTCCGGTGAAACTGAAGACAGCTTCATCGCAGACCTCGCAGTGGCAGTGAACTCCGGCCAGATCAAAACCGGT